In Streptomyces sp. TLI_146, the genomic stretch AGGGTGACCTTCTTGTCGGTGCCGGCGACGTGGCGCGCGATCTTCTTGCCCACGGCGGTCGAGCCGGTGAAGGCGACCTTGTCGACGTCCGGGTGCTCGACGAGGGCCGCGCCCGCGTCGCCGTACCCGGTGAGGATGTTGACGACGCCCTTGGGCAGGCCCGCCTGGCGGCAGATGTCCGCGAAGAACAGGGCGGTCAGCGGGGTCGTCTCGGCGGGCTTGAGGACCACCGTGTTGCCGGTGGCCAGCGCCGGGGCGATCTTCCACGCCAGCATCAGCAGCGGGAAGTTCCACGGGATGACCTGGCCGGCGACGCCCAGCGGCTTCGGGTTCGGCCCGTAGCCGGCGTGGTCGAGCTTGTCGGCCCAGCCCGCGTAGTAGAAGAAGTGCGCGGCGACCAGCGGGAGGTCCGCGTCGCGGGTCTCCTTGATCGGCTTGCCGTTGTCCAGGGTCTCCAGGACGGCCAGCTCGCGGCTGCGCTCCTGGATGATCCGGGCGATGCGGAAGAGGTACTTGGCGCGCTCGGAGCCCGGCAGCGCCGACCACTTCTCGAACGCCTTGCGGGCGGCCTTCACGGCCCGGTCCACGTCCGCCTCGCCCGCCTGGGCGACCTCGGACAGGACCTCCTCCGACGACGGGCTGACGGTCTTGAAGACCTTGCCGTCGGCCGCGTCGACGAACTCGCCGTCGATGAACAGGCCGTACGAAGGCGCGATGTCGACGACCGAACGCGACTCCGGCGCCGGTGCGTACTCGAAAACAGATGCCATGGTGATCAGTCCACCGTCACGTAGTCGGGGCCGGAGTAGCGGCCGGTCGCCAGCTTCTGACGCTGCATCAGCAGGTCGTTGAGCAGCGAGGAGGCGCCGAAGCGGAACCAGTGGTTGTCCAGCCAGTCCTCGCCCACGGTCTCGTTGACCAGGACCAGGAACTTGATGGCGTCCTTGGTCGAGCGGATGCCGCCGGCGGGCTTCACGCCGACCTGGACGCCGGTCTGGGCGCGGTAGTCGCGCACGGCCTCCAGCAGGACCAGGGTGTTGGCGGGCGTCGCGTTCACCGCGACCTTGCCGGTCGACGTCTTGATGAAGTCGGCGCCGCCCATCATGCCGAGCCAGGAGGCGCGGCGGATGTTGTCGTACGTGGAGAGCTCGCCGGTCTCGAAGATGACCTTGAGGCGGGCCTTGTCACCGCACTCGGCCTTCACGGCCGCGATCTCCTCGTACACCTTGAGGTAGTGGCCGGCCAGGAACGCGCCCCGGTCGATCACCATGTCGATCTCGTCGGCGCCCGCGGCCACGGCGTCGCGCACGTCGGCGAGCTTGACCGGGAGGGCGGCGCGGCCCGCCGGGAAGGCGGTCGCGACGGACGCGACCTTCACGGTCGAGCCCTTCAGGGTCTCCTTGGCGGTGGCCACCATGTCCGGGTAGACACAGACGGCGGCGGTGGCCGGGGTGGTGCGGTCCAGCGGGTCGGGGTGGACGGCCTTGGCGGCGAGCGCCCGGACCTTGCCCGGGGTGTCCGCGCCTTCGAGCGTCGTCAGGTCGATCATCGAGATGGCCAGGTCGATGGCGTACGCCTTGGCCGTCGTCTTGATCGAACGGGTGCCGAGGGACGCGGCGCGCGCTTCCAGGCCCACCGGATCGATGCCGGGGAGCCCGTGGAGGAAGCGGCGCAGAGCCGCGTCCGACGCGGTCGCGTCGGCGAGGGCAGCTGCGGGTGCATTGGTGGGCATGGTCACCAGATGAGCATATCTACGCGCGTAGCGTCCTGTACAGGGCCTCTGACCTGGGCTGCTTCGGAACGCATGCCTCCGGTCCCTGTCACGCCGCCGTGACAAGGAGCGGACAGCTCCGGGGAACAAG encodes the following:
- a CDS encoding aldehyde dehydrogenase family protein; the protein is MASVFEYAPAPESRSVVDIAPSYGLFIDGEFVDAADGKVFKTVSPSSEEVLSEVAQAGEADVDRAVKAARKAFEKWSALPGSERAKYLFRIARIIQERSRELAVLETLDNGKPIKETRDADLPLVAAHFFYYAGWADKLDHAGYGPNPKPLGVAGQVIPWNFPLLMLAWKIAPALATGNTVVLKPAETTPLTALFFADICRQAGLPKGVVNILTGYGDAGAALVEHPDVDKVAFTGSTAVGKKIARHVAGTDKKVTLELGGKGANIVFDDAPIDQAVEGIVNGIFFNQGQVCCAGSRLLVQESIQDELLDALKRRLSTLRLGDPLDKNTDIGAINSAEQLARITALAETGEAEGAERWSPACELPSAGYWFAPTLFTNVTQAHTIARDEIFGPVLSVLSFRTPDEAVAKANNSQYGLSAGIWTEKGSRILAVANKLRAGVVWANTFNKFDPTSPFGGYKESGFGREGGRHGLEGYLDV
- the deoC gene encoding deoxyribose-phosphate aldolase encodes the protein MPTNAPAAALADATASDAALRRFLHGLPGIDPVGLEARAASLGTRSIKTTAKAYAIDLAISMIDLTTLEGADTPGKVRALAAKAVHPDPLDRTTPATAAVCVYPDMVATAKETLKGSTVKVASVATAFPAGRAALPVKLADVRDAVAAGADEIDMVIDRGAFLAGHYLKVYEEIAAVKAECGDKARLKVIFETGELSTYDNIRRASWLGMMGGADFIKTSTGKVAVNATPANTLVLLEAVRDYRAQTGVQVGVKPAGGIRSTKDAIKFLVLVNETVGEDWLDNHWFRFGASSLLNDLLMQRQKLATGRYSGPDYVTVD